The window ATGAAAACTCGCAGCTGCTCCGAATTGAAACTTCACCATACGGTTTACATATTGCAGCCCGATTCCCATGCCTACCTTCTTTTTCTCTAACGTGTTCTCGCTCATTAATTGATCAATTTCTTCTTCTGTCATCCCGTCTCCATTGTCTCTAACTTCAATAATGACATGCGATTCACCGTCTTCGATGACACTAACTTCAATTACACCTTTATCCTCCAAGCCGTGATACAACGCATTTTCAACAAGCGGCTGTAGAATGAACCTTGGAACCGGCAGCTCAAGCGCCTCGGAATCGGCATGGATTTTCACATCAAATTGAAAGTTATAACGGATGCCCTGCAGCTCCACATAATTTTTGAGAGCCTCAATCTCATCTTTAATTCTGGCCGGTCCGCCTTTACCGAGATTATAGTAGAGCACTTTGTTCAACGTGGAAACCAAGCGGTCAATATCCTTCTGCCCATTGGCACGAGCCAGCCAGCGAATGGTATCGAGTGTATTATGAATGAAATGCGGATTGATTTGCGTCATTAATTTCTCAACTTCGAGAAATGCTTTGCCTTGTTCCTTCTGCTCCACCTCGCCGATTAATTCAAAGATGCGGCTTCTCATTTCTGCAAACTCTTTATAAATAACGGCAAACTCCAAGATCTGAGATTGTCTTCTCGGGAAAACCTCGTTGTTACTTTTTACATTACGAATATCCGTACTCAGCAGCTTGAGCGGACGGTATACCGTTCGCCAAATCAACCAGGCAATGAAGAAGCTTGCTATAAGGGTTAAGATAGCAAAGAAGGCGAACTGCTTGATCCACCTATTTACTTCGAGGTTGTATACCGATTTGGGGACGGCGGCCAGTACCTTCCAAGATTGATTGCTCGTCTCCTCAAACATCATATATTTGCCCGAAATGTCTTTATTCGATTGGTTATTGGCATGCAGCATGCCTACAGGAAAATCCGTTGAATTCTCGCTATAAACAATTTGTCCATGATTATCGACAATAAGATGTACCAAGTTGCCACCGAATTGATCGTTGTCTTTGAGTATGCTTTCTGCCAATTTAAAATTAGTTTCAATATAGACATACGCATCGTCACGATCCGGCAGCTCGACTTTGCGCAGGATGGACAGCACTTCATTGCCGTCGATCGGGTTTAAAGAAAGATGCGGTCCCATATAAGTAAGTTTATCGAACTTGATAAGTACTGGCAGCTGCTTAAGGTCATAATCTTCACGAACGTTAAAATTTTCAAATAATAGCTGCTTGTCTTTCTCAAAGTAATAAAACATTAATCCAAGCGTCGGGTTCGTAAAATGAATCAAGCCTAACTCGCTTCTGATCTCGTCGTTTAATCTTTTCTTTTCATATAAATCAGCT is drawn from Paenibacillus sp. V4I7 and contains these coding sequences:
- a CDS encoding sensor histidine kinase, with translation MTILKMMGLQPKPHSLKYRLILILFISSLAPLILIGSISYFSMYAILQNKAEGGVQSNLHQVRLLLEDTLGQLNHTSQQLAFDGRVGKSLENYLSADLYEKKRLNDEIRSELGLIHFTNPTLGLMFYYFEKDKQLLFENFNVREDYDLKQLPVLIKFDKLTYMGPHLSLNPIDGNEVLSILRKVELPDRDDAYVYIETNFKLAESILKDNDQFGGNLVHLIVDNHGQIVYSENSTDFPVGMLHANNQSNKDISGKYMMFEETSNQSWKVLAAVPKSVYNLEVNRWIKQFAFFAILTLIASFFIAWLIWRTVYRPLKLLSTDIRNVKSNNEVFPRRQSQILEFAVIYKEFAEMRSRIFELIGEVEQKEQGKAFLEVEKLMTQINPHFIHNTLDTIRWLARANGQKDIDRLVSTLNKVLYYNLGKGGPARIKDEIEALKNYVELQGIRYNFQFDVKIHADSEALELPVPRFILQPLVENALYHGLEDKGVIEVSVIEDGESHVIIEVRDNGDGMTEEEIDQLMSENTLEKKKVGMGIGLQYVNRMVKFQFGAAASFHIKSTIGSGTTIILRLPIGGILG